Proteins from a genomic interval of Gossypium hirsutum isolate 1008001.06 chromosome A09, Gossypium_hirsutum_v2.1, whole genome shotgun sequence:
- the LOC107892720 gene encoding probable methyltransferase TCM_000331: MAAEKVLRMNPADHEISYANNSFYQKEVLMKVRPIVEEAITYMLKKIGVPTCMKVVDMGCASGPNTFQAISHVIDTVHGLCEQQGLKLPEFEVLLNDLPENDFNSVFKSIPDFYKQKGDLVQERSFIGGVAGSFYHRLFPSTSLHFVHSSNGLHWLSKLLVGLENNKGNICMARSSPPNIFKAYANQFWEDFTNFLSSRSKEIVRQGCMLLTFMVRRNPNPSHEHHCLELLAKSLLDLVAQGIVKEADVDSFNLPIYPPCKEEVVDIVEKEGSFEIKQLQVFVMDIDPLSRDEKVRNKEFYMKMGNNIANTFGAGLEPILCGHFRDAILDELFRKFASHVADDPNRSMHQIVNLVVSLIKK; this comes from the exons ATGGCAGCGGAAAAGGTTCTTCGGATGAACCCAGCTGATCATGAAATTAGCTATGCTAATAATTCATTTTATcag AAAGAAGTATTAATGAAGGTAAGGCCAATCGTTGAAGAAGCCATCACAT ATATGTTGAAGAAAATTGGTGTTCCAACTTGTATGAAGGTGGTAGACATGGGTTGCGCCTCAGGCCCTAATACCTTCCAGGCTATATCTCACGTTATAGACACCGTCCATGGGTTATGTGAACAACAAGGGTTGAAATTACCCGAGTTTGAAGTGCTTCTAAATGATCTGCCAGAGAATGACTTCAACTCAGTGTTTAAGTCAATTCCTGATTTTTATAAACAAAAAGGAGATTTGGTTCAGGAAAGGTCTTTCATAGGAGGAGTTGCAGGTTCTTTCTACCACAGACTCTTTCCAAGTACAAGCCTGCACTTTGTACATTCTTCCAATGGGCTTCATTGGCTCTCAAAG CTCCTAGTTGGGCTAGAGAACAACAAGGGTAACATATGCATGGCAAGATCAAGTCCTCCCAACATATTCAAAGCTTATGCGAATCAATTTTGGGAAGACTTCACAAATTTTCTAAGTTCACGCTCCAAAGAAATAGTACGCCAAGGTTGTATGTTGCTAACCTTCATGGTTAGGAGAAACCCAAATCCCTCCCACGAACATCATTGTTTGGAACTTCTTGCTAAATCCCTTCTTGACTTGGTTGCACAA GGAATTGTAAAAGAGGCAGATGTGGATTCGTTCAACCTTCCTATATATCCACCTTGTAAAGAAGAAGTGGTTGATATTGTTGAGAAGGAAGGGTCGTTTGAGATTAAGCAGCTACAGGTTTTCGTAATGGACATCGATCCTCTAAGCAGAGATGAGAAGGTTCGTAACAaagaattttatatgaaaatgggGAACAACATTGCAAATACTTTCGGAGCTGGTTTAGAACCTATTCTCTGCGGTCATTTTAGAGATGCTATACTTGATGAGTTGTTCCGGAAGTTTGCGTCACATGTAGCGGATGATCCAAATAGGTCAATGCATCAGATCGTTAACCTCGTGGtttcattgataaaaaaatag